A stretch of Babesia bigemina genome assembly Bbig001, chromosome : III DNA encodes these proteins:
- a CDS encoding ribonuclease H, putative yields the protein MKNDKLRCFRVFRSGIPDMSTPVMLGIDEAGRGPVLGPMVYGGFVCPIGEACNNMLKDEIGVNDSKKLTADARVSKFRQLNTPSKPFAVCAEVVTPKFISYKMLQRYVLSIQQYIPRRDSYNLNKISHDAAISLIRHFISQGFNLKEVYVDAVGSTGVYEAKLSALFPGIRCVVATKADSKFPVVSAASIVAKVIRDNMVESWLYDKSEHVEVGSGYPSDPTTVRFLSRSLDKVFGFSTFVRTSWATAKNILEDSNVATPFEWYEINTKDNEQEAERLKAIRETEWPPFRTLQNITQL from the exons ATGAAAAACGATAAACTGCGCTGTTTCCGGGTGTTTCGCTCCGGAATCCCGGATATGTCGACTCCTGTGATGCTAG GAATCGACGAAGCTGGGAGAGGGCCAGTTTTAGGACCCATGGTATACGGTGGTTTCGTCTGCCCTATAGGAGAGGCCTGCAACAACATGCTCAAAGACGAGATTGGCGTCAACGACTCCAAGAAGTTAACCGCCGACGCTCGTGTTAGCAAGTTCCGGCAGCTGAACACACCGTCAAAACCGTTTGCCGTGTGTGCAGAGGTGGTGACGCCAAAGTTCATCAGCTACAAGATGCTGCAGAGGTATGTCTTAAGCATACAGCAGTATATTCCGCGCAGAGACAGCTACAATCTTAACAAAATATCGCACGATGCAGCCATCTCACTGATTCGCCACTTTATATCGCAAGGTTTCAATTTAAAGGAG GTGTACGTGGACGCCGTTGGTTCGACTGGTGTATACGAGGCCAAATTGAGTGCGCTGTTCCCTGGCATCCGCTGCGTT GTCGCCACCAAAGCTGATTCCAAGTTCCCCGTGGTCAGCGCGGCGTCCATTGTGGCCAAGGTTATCCGTGATAACATGGTCGAGTCGTGGCTGTATGACAAGTCTGAGCACGTGGAAGTGGGTTCCGGATATCCCAGTGATCCCACCACTGTGAGGTTTTTGTCCCGCAGTTTAGACAAGGTCTTTGGATTCTCAACGTTTGTACGCACGAGTTGGGCCACTGCCAAGAACATACTAGAGGACAGCAATGTTGCTACCCCGTTCGAGTGGTACGAAATCAACACCAAGGACAACGAACAGGAAGCCGAACGGCTGAAGGCGATACGCGAGACCGAGTGGCCTCCATTCCGTACGCTGCAGAACATCACACAGCTCTGA